Within Metabacillus sp. KUDC1714, the genomic segment TCGATTCAGACATAATAGAGGGATTCATAATTTCCAGAATTATTTTCCCAATCAACTCTTGAATACTTACTACTTCTGATACAGCAAAATAAAGGTATTGACCATTTTGAGTTCGGTTAAATAAACTATTAATTAGGAAATTACTTATTAAGTTTTCTGTTGTTAAATAGGAAAAGATAAACGAAAAGAATTCGGGCCTGATAATAAAATTAATGATGATATCCTCTTCACCACATGCCTCTAGCTCGTGCTCAATATGTTGATTTAAAAAGAGTAGATCCCCTTTTTTTAAGGTAAACCGTTCATTTCCAACTGTTTGCTTAAGCATTCCATTAAAAACATAATTTACTTCAATATAATTGTGTTTATGTTTTGGAAAATCAACAAATCTCGTATGCTTACGTACCATAATCATTGTATTTTGCTTTAGGAATTTCTCACTTTCAACGACAAAATGATCCTGACTTGTGTATAGTTCCTTTTTTACTTCATTTTGTTGTTGAAGCATCAGTTTTTCCTCACTATTTAATTGAAGTAATTCTTGTAAAAGGTCAGAATTCATGATCATGCCTCACGATTTTCTTTGTTGATTTTTTTAGAAAAAGAGGCTGACTAATTTAGGTCCGCCCTCTCTTTTAACACTATTTTAATCAGGTTGGGGAAGCTTCCTCTTCACCTGAGTCCTCCGCTTTTACGGACTAACCCCAACAGTTTGGATCTTTACACCTTTTTCTTCTAATGCCCTACTATAGGCTTCATCGAGATTTGAATCTGTAAGTACACAACTAACTTGCCCGATCTCAGTAATATGAGCAAAGGTTCGCACGCCAAACTTAGTAGAATCAGCCATTAGAATGGTTTGATCAGATATTAACATCATTTGTCTTTTCAGTAACGCCTGCCATTCATTTGAATCACTTAATCCACCTTCAATGTGCACTCCTTTACAGGAAATAAACGCCTTGTTCACATGATACATGTTAAGTGACCTTTCAGCTAAAGGGCCAACATATGATAATGATTTTGGTAGAAGCATACCTCCAGTTGAGATTACTTTTACCTGCTCTTTTTTACTGAGTTCCACTGCCACTTTTATTGAGTTAGTGATAACAGTTAATGGAACATCTGGCATTTCCTTTGCCATATACCATGCAGTTGTACTTGCATCTAAAACAATTTGCTCACCAGGTTTAATAAGTTTTACCGCTTCTATTGCAATAGATTTCTTTTCCAGTGAGTTTGTTATTTCTCTTTCTGTATAAGAAACCTCTGATTGCTCATCTTGAATACTAACTGCACCACCATGGCTTCGGCGCAGTAAATTTTCTTTTTCTAATTTCTCGAGATCACGTCTAATTGTTTCTTCGGTTACTTTAAATGCCTTACTTAACTCAGTTACTCTTACACTTAGTTTTTCATTTACAACTTCAACAATTTTACGATGTCTTTCTGCTACAAGCATCTGTATTCATACCCTCCCAGTTACTCACAATGAGGAAATAATATTATGAGATTTGAGCTTACGTGCTAAAAGTTATTCTTCCGCTTGTAGGCTCTAAATAAATATTATCACATAGTAAACAATTAACGCATAGTCCCTTGTCAACGTCGTAAGTAAAGCGTTTTCATATTATTGGTTATATTTATTTTCATCTCTTAATTATAGATCAAGGTGTAATAGCATTTTAACCTATTACACCTTGATGTTAATTAATTACTTACTAGGAATTTATTAATTTCTAGACATGTGAATTTAGCGCTTTGACATCCAGCCCCAGCTCCCAGCGACTAGTGAACTTCACACTCCTTATACGCTAAGTCAACATCGAATCGCTTACGCTCTTCGTGTTTCCTTTGCCGCACCTTAACGGTCAGTAAATAATAACTGCCAGTAAAGATCCGATAAGTCTCGCTATCCATCAGAAAACCACTGATGGAAGTCTCGCTTTATCTCAT encodes:
- a CDS encoding AraC family transcriptional regulator: MNSDLLQELLQLNSEEKLMLQQQNEVKKELYTSQDHFVVESEKFLKQNTMIMVRKHTRFVDFPKHKHNYIEVNYVFNGMLKQTVGNERFTLKKGDLLFLNQHIEHELEACGEEDIIINFIIRPEFFSFIFSYLTTENLISNFLINSLFNRTQNGQYLYFAVSEVVSIQELIGKIILEIMNPSIMSESTIKLYMGLLMVELIKHSDKVKYKEDSHKHRTIVESLKYIEEQFNHATLYQLADKLNQPHYTLSKQIKKATNFTFKELLQEKKLSVAKELLENTSLSITAIIEQVGYENISYFYRVFKGKYGYTPKQFREKMLK
- a CDS encoding DeoR/GlpR family DNA-binding transcription regulator, translating into MLVAERHRKIVEVVNEKLSVRVTELSKAFKVTEETIRRDLEKLEKENLLRRSHGGAVSIQDEQSEVSYTEREITNSLEKKSIAIEAVKLIKPGEQIVLDASTTAWYMAKEMPDVPLTVITNSIKVAVELSKKEQVKVISTGGMLLPKSLSYVGPLAERSLNMYHVNKAFISCKGVHIEGGLSDSNEWQALLKRQMMLISDQTILMADSTKFGVRTFAHITEIGQVSCVLTDSNLDEAYSRALEEKGVKIQTVGVSP